The following coding sequences are from one Fimbriimonadaceae bacterium window:
- the alr gene encoding alanine racemase, which yields MDPYPRTWAVVDLRVLRGNLAYVRSQLGAGGAQIALVAKADAYGHGLLPVCRFAVAHGADAVAVATVQEGVSLREAGVECPVMVMSPILPVDCEQAVFYNLDVFVENVALAKAMDVAAARQTREARVHLKVDTGLHRFGCAPKDASTIAHEIDGFTNCRLVGLCQHFSDSSSDEQSTAKQLWIFDQAHKECRARSVKFEHVHMANSGAALKYPASRGTMVRIGVLAYGVDPFGLTNGAVTPAMSWFGRVTSLRMVPAGAKLGYAGTFTTTRQTVVATVGVGYGDGYQRHLSNKGFVALNGQRAAVIGLVCMDQLLVDATGIQNLAVGSVAELLGPNVSASELASLAGTNAHEILTGITARVPRRYVYPEN from the coding sequence GTGGACCCGTACCCGCGCACTTGGGCCGTGGTGGACCTCCGCGTGCTTCGCGGCAACCTCGCCTACGTCCGCTCCCAGCTTGGGGCGGGTGGGGCGCAAATCGCGCTGGTGGCCAAGGCCGACGCCTATGGCCATGGATTGCTGCCGGTGTGCCGGTTCGCCGTCGCCCATGGTGCGGACGCCGTCGCTGTCGCCACCGTCCAAGAAGGCGTCTCGCTCCGTGAGGCCGGGGTCGAGTGCCCCGTCATGGTGATGTCGCCGATCTTGCCGGTGGACTGCGAGCAGGCCGTGTTCTACAACCTTGACGTCTTTGTTGAGAATGTCGCGCTGGCCAAGGCGATGGACGTCGCCGCGGCACGCCAGACCCGGGAGGCGCGGGTCCATCTCAAGGTGGACACCGGGCTGCACCGGTTTGGTTGTGCCCCGAAAGACGCCTCGACGATCGCCCACGAGATCGACGGCTTCACCAACTGTCGCCTTGTCGGGCTGTGCCAACACTTCAGTGACAGTTCGTCAGACGAACAGTCGACGGCCAAGCAACTTTGGATATTTGACCAAGCCCATAAGGAGTGCCGCGCCCGGTCGGTGAAGTTTGAACACGTGCACATGGCCAACAGCGGGGCGGCCCTCAAATACCCGGCGAGCCGTGGGACGATGGTGCGGATCGGTGTCCTGGCCTACGGGGTCGATCCGTTCGGGCTGACCAACGGCGCGGTGACACCGGCCATGTCCTGGTTTGGTCGGGTGACCAGCCTCCGGATGGTTCCGGCGGGCGCCAAGCTCGGCTACGCCGGGACGTTCACCACAACCCGCCAGACAGTGGTCGCGACGGTGGGTGTCGGCTATGGCGACGGCTACCAGCGCCATCTGAGCAACAAAGGGTTCGTCGCCCTGAACGGACAGCGGGCGGCAGTCATCGGCCTGGTGTGCATGGACCAACTCCTCGTCGACGCCACCGGAATCCAAAACCTTGCCGTGGGTTCTGTTGCAGAACTCTTGGGGCCGAACGTTTCGGCATCCGAACTGGCATCGCTGGCCGGCACCAACGCCCATGAAATCCTGACCGGGATCACGGCGCGGGTGCCGAGACGGTACGTCTATCCCGAGAACTAG
- a CDS encoding TetR/AcrR family transcriptional regulator, protein MKTRRPDILKAAYDLMGVQGLESLTARNVAAELGINHATVHYYFPHREDLLAGIAEFTLDQLKRDRAKFHVGADKPADKVEAELALAEAYCRKSSRFAKVLAGLYVASIADAALRKKNSAIWSEWSGLLVDLARTTKLKKDTPYADGELLAATFFGLMLTSHLLDGKFSAKDKVDEIYASMFGG, encoded by the coding sequence ATGAAGACCCGTCGGCCCGACATTCTCAAGGCGGCCTACGACCTCATGGGGGTGCAAGGGCTGGAATCCCTGACGGCCCGGAACGTCGCCGCCGAACTGGGCATCAACCACGCCACAGTGCACTACTACTTCCCCCATCGAGAAGACTTGCTGGCAGGGATCGCCGAGTTCACCCTCGATCAACTGAAACGGGACCGAGCCAAGTTCCACGTGGGGGCGGACAAACCTGCCGACAAAGTCGAGGCCGAGTTGGCCCTGGCCGAAGCGTATTGCCGGAAGTCCAGCCGCTTCGCCAAGGTGCTTGCCGGTCTCTATGTCGCAAGCATCGCGGACGCGGCCCTGCGTAAGAAGAACTCCGCCATATGGTCAGAGTGGTCCGGACTCTTGGTTGACCTAGCCCGCACGACCAAACTCAAGAAGGACACCCCCTATGCCGACGGCGAGCTCCTCGCCGCGACGTTCTTCGGTCTCATGCTCACCAGCCACCTGCTGGACGGCAAATTTTCGGCGAAAGACAAGGTCGACGAGATCTACGCCTCGATGTTCGGCGGCTAG
- a CDS encoding ABC transporter ATP-binding protein, with protein MATLEVRGLHVRVGDVHILRGVNLSVDKGKTLGVVGESGCGKSMTGLAVMGMLPRAATVEGSVTLEGRELLTLDRKEWLGIRGQEISMVMQDPFTSLNPVMQVGWQIAEVFTLHQGLSKKAAWDKAVEMLGKVGVPAPAESARKYPHQMSGGQRQRVVIAIAFASTPKVLVADEPTTALDVTLQAQILRLLKQMQEETGTAVVLISHDIGVIGSLADDIAVFYAGRVVESGPAESVLRGARHPYTQALLRSVPQVGADRLEVIDGQPPNLAKLTGGCAFAPRCPHRFGQCDQDPQATVDGGHRVECWLASPQAV; from the coding sequence ATGGCGACCCTGGAGGTCCGAGGCTTGCACGTGCGGGTCGGTGACGTGCACATCCTGCGTGGCGTCAATCTGTCGGTTGACAAGGGCAAGACCCTCGGCGTCGTCGGTGAGTCAGGTTGCGGCAAGTCGATGACCGGGCTGGCCGTGATGGGCATGTTACCAAGGGCCGCGACCGTCGAAGGCTCGGTGACGCTGGAGGGTAGGGAACTGCTCACCCTGGACCGCAAGGAATGGCTTGGCATCCGGGGCCAAGAGATCTCGATGGTGATGCAGGACCCGTTCACCAGCCTGAACCCCGTCATGCAGGTGGGCTGGCAGATCGCCGAGGTCTTCACCCTCCACCAGGGGCTTTCCAAGAAGGCGGCATGGGACAAGGCGGTCGAGATGCTGGGGAAGGTCGGAGTCCCGGCCCCGGCCGAGTCGGCGCGGAAGTACCCCCACCAGATGAGCGGCGGCCAGCGGCAACGGGTCGTGATCGCCATCGCCTTTGCCTCCACTCCCAAGGTGCTGGTGGCCGACGAACCGACCACCGCCCTCGACGTCACCCTCCAGGCGCAAATCCTGCGCCTGCTCAAGCAGATGCAGGAGGAGACGGGCACGGCTGTCGTCCTTATTTCCCACGACATCGGCGTCATCGGCAGCCTGGCCGACGACATCGCCGTCTTCTATGCGGGCCGGGTCGTCGAGTCTGGCCCGGCCGAGTCGGTGCTACGGGGAGCGAGACACCCGTACACCCAAGCCTTGCTCAGGTCTGTGCCCCAAGTCGGGGCCGACCGGCTGGAGGTCATTGACGGACAGCCACCGAACCTGGCCAAGCTCACCGGAGGGTGCGCCTTCGCCCCGCGGTGCCCGCATCGGTTCGGACAATGCGACCAAGACCCTCAAGCCACGGTCGACGGCGGCCACCGCGTGGAGTGCTGGCTTGCGTCGCCCCAGGCGGTCTAG
- a CDS encoding response regulator transcription factor, whose amino-acid sequence MSSSIRLVIADDEQAYRNAVQRSLTLMPECQLLAACKDGQEALEVCLNDPPDVLLTDINMPRMGGIELMSRLLKKEKDVKVVVLTINEDDETVFESFRAGALGYLLKTSTPQEVIEAIRLAHRSEAKITPRIATKVIEDFRRVKDDEETDDTELYVLSDRETEILELIAKGMRNKEIANHLSIAEKTVKNHVSNILKALQVNSRTEAAMKAVRARLVQGN is encoded by the coding sequence ATGTCCTCGTCCATACGGCTCGTGATCGCCGACGACGAACAGGCCTACCGCAATGCGGTGCAGAGGTCTCTGACGCTCATGCCTGAGTGCCAGTTGCTTGCCGCGTGCAAAGACGGCCAAGAGGCGCTTGAAGTCTGCCTGAACGACCCGCCCGACGTCTTGCTCACCGACATCAACATGCCGCGCATGGGCGGCATCGAGCTCATGTCGCGCCTGCTGAAGAAGGAAAAGGACGTCAAGGTCGTCGTCCTGACCATCAACGAGGACGACGAGACCGTTTTCGAGTCGTTCCGCGCCGGTGCCTTGGGCTACCTGCTCAAGACCAGCACACCGCAAGAGGTCATCGAGGCGATCCGCTTGGCCCATCGGAGCGAGGCCAAAATCACACCGCGCATCGCCACCAAGGTCATCGAGGACTTCCGGCGGGTCAAAGACGACGAGGAGACCGACGACACCGAGCTCTACGTCCTCAGCGACCGCGAGACCGAAATCCTCGAGCTGATCGCCAAGGGCATGCGCAACAAGGAGATCGCCAACCACCTCAGCATCGCCGAGAAGACGGTCAAGAACCACGTCTCCAACATCCTCAAGGCGTTGCAGGTCAACTCCCGGACCGAGGCGGCGATGAAAGCCGTCCGCGCGAGGTTAGTCCAGGGAAACTGA